In Haloarcula limicola, the genomic stretch CCGCGTTGAACGAGGGGTCGACGCCGGCGTACTCGAAGGCGGCGTCGACGCCGCCCGGTGTCTCCGCTTTGATGCGCTCTACGGGGTCCGTCGAGAGCGGGTCTATCGTCACGTCCGCGCCCAACTCGGCCGCCTTCTCCCGGCGGACCGCCTGCGGTTCGGAGACGAACAGACGCTTGATACCCGCCGACTGCGCCGCGTGAACGACCGTGAGGCCGATCGGGCCGGCCCCGAAGACGGCGGCGGTGTCGCCGGGACTGATGTCCGCTCGGCGAACCGCGTGGAGGCCCACGGCGAGCGGCTCGACCAGCGCCCCGTCTCGCAGCGATACCTCGGCGGGCAGTTCGTGGACCTGCTGTTCCGGGACGACGGCGTTCTCGGCGAAGCCTCCCGTGTCCGTCTGGAGGCCGATGGCCGCGGCGTTCTCACAGAGGTTGTACCGCCCCTCCTCGCAGTAGTAACACTCGCCGCAGGGGATGTTCGGCTCGACGACGACGCGGTCGCCGACCGAGAGGCGCGATACGTCTGCCCCCACCTCCGCGATTCTCCCGGTGAACTCGTGGCCGAGCGTCAGCGGGAGCGTCTTCCCGGTCCGGGGATGGGGCTCGTCCGGGACGAAGATCGGGCCGCCGAGGTACTCGTGGAGGTCCGTCCCGCAGATACCGCACCACGCGACGTCGATGCGAACGTCCGAAGGGCCGACCTCGTCCGCCGGTACGTCTTCGATGCGAACGTCTTCCGGTCCGTGGTACACTGCTGCTTTCATGGTTGGAATCGGAAACGATCGGCTGGTGACCGAGCGTAT encodes the following:
- a CDS encoding 2,3-butanediol dehydrogenase; the encoded protein is MKAAVYHGPEDVRIEDVPADEVGPSDVRIDVAWCGICGTDLHEYLGGPIFVPDEPHPRTGKTLPLTLGHEFTGRIAEVGADVSRLSVGDRVVVEPNIPCGECYYCEEGRYNLCENAAAIGLQTDTGGFAENAVVPEQQVHELPAEVSLRDGALVEPLAVGLHAVRRADISPGDTAAVFGAGPIGLTVVHAAQSAGIKRLFVSEPQAVRREKAAELGADVTIDPLSTDPVERIKAETPGGVDAAFEYAGVDPSFNAAVKSTRRGGTVTVGAVFEEETSTDLKEIVTTERTVLGSQTYAYPPLSFRSEFDAVIRSLAADEVDTDAFVSATIDLDDIVEEGFEAIGDPENGHVKVLVSP